The nucleotide window CGAACGCGTCGGGGAACATCCGGGTCAGGAACGTGGCCAAATCCTTGGGCGACGGCCGCTGCTTGCCGGTGCTGAGGTAGTCGTGCAGGTCCTTGGCCATTTCGCCGGCGGTCTGGTAGCGCTGCCCGATGTCGATCTGGAGCGCCTTGTTGATGATATTCTTGAGCCGCGGCGGCAGGGAGGGCATCTCGTTTTCGAGGATCGGGATCTTGCCGGAGCGGACTTTCTCGAGGACGTCAAATTCAGAGGAATCCTCGAACAGGACCTTGCCGCTGATGGCCTCGCAGAGCACGATGCCCAGCGAGAAGAGGTCCGACCGCTTGTCCACCGGTTTGCCCCAGGCCTGCTCGGGGCTCATGTACAGGAGCTTGCCCTTGAGCGCGCCCTTGACGGTGTGGTGGATCTTGGACTCGGCCTTGGAAATGCCGAAATCCACCAGCTTCACCTCACCTTCCCGGGAAATCAGGATGTTCTGCGGGCTGACATCCCGGTGGACGATGTTCATTTCCTTGTTGCTGAAGTCCTTCTTAAAGTGCGCGTAGTCCAGCGCGCTGGCGATCTGCAGAGCGATGTGGGCAGCCAGCTTGTGGGGCAGCCGGATGCCCAACTCCTTCGCCCGGCTCAGGATCTTCTTGAAATCGAACCCGTCCACGAACTCCATCGCGATGTAGAACGAGTGGTTGATCTTGCCGAAATCGAAGATGGTGACGATGTTCTGGTGGGACAACTGGGCGGCGATCTTCGCCTCGTCAATGAACATGGTGACAAGTTCCTGGTTGTCCGACAGGTGGGGCAGGATCCGTTTGATGGCGACGATCTTCTGGAAGCCTTCCTGGCCCCGCTTTTTGGCGCGGAACAGCTCCGCCATGCCGCCGTGGCCGATCTTCCGGTCCAGAATGTAATCCCCAAACTTGGTGCCCTCTTCGTGTTCGGGTTCTGCCAGAGGAACCGGGGCGGGAGCGGGCTTCGGCTTTGGAGCGGCCGGCGCCGGCTCCTGCGCCTTGGGTTGGATCACCTTGTCGATGCTGGTGTCGGACAGGCCCACGCCGCTGAGCGTATCACTGAGCTTCTTCTCCAGATCGGTGTAGAAGGAGCGGAGGAAGTCCTCCACGGCGTCCACCTTGGCGGCGGCCGGTGCCCCGGCTTCTTTCACTTCTTTTTTCAACTGGTCGAAACGGATTTCGCCGGTGTCGGGGCCGAGCAGCGGCGGCGGGGGCGCCGTCGCCTGGCTGGCCGACTCCACAAGCTTTTCGAGAGCGGCCTCGGTCTTCTTGGCCTCGCTGATCACCGGCGGTGGAGGTGCCGGCGCGCGCGGAGGGGACGCTTTGGATTTGCCCTTGTCGAGGTCGAGTCCCAGGCCGGAGAGCGTGTCGCTGAGGAGCTTGTCCATGGAGTCGTCCATCTCGGCCGCCGCCGGGGCTTCCGAGGCGATCAGGGTCGCGGCGATCTCCTGTTCGAAGCGGCTCTCCACGTCCGTGGGCTTCGGAGCGGCGGGCGCCGGTTTCGGCCTGGGCGGTTCCGGTGCGGGTTGGGGCGGCGGCGCCGGGGCCTTGGCCGCCGGGGTCGGCGCCGGCTTCGGCGGGGGGGCCGGCGGGGCTTCGGCAGCCGACTCCTTGGCTATTTTGTCGATGAATTCGCTCCGGCGCGTGTCGATGAGGCTCCGGGTGTCGCCCATGAACCGCTGGACGGTCTCCAGGATGACGTTGTCGGGCACGGGCTTCTCGATGAATTCGCTGGCGCCGTTTTCGTGCAGGGCCTTGTTGCGGTACTTCTGGCCCTTGTACACCGAGGTGGCGATGATCACCGGGACGTTGCGGCCGGTTTCGGTGTCCTTGATCTTCCGGCAAACGTCGAATCCGTTGATCTTGGACAGCATGGCCGAGAGGAGCACGACGTCCGGCTTGTCCGCCTCGAACGAGTCGAGGGCCGCTTTCCCGTCCTGCACCGTGACCACGTTAAAGCCGGCATCGGTGAAAATCTTCTTCAGCTGCTGAAGCTCCCGCGTGTTGTAGTCAGCAACCAAGATCTTCTTGTCGCTCATTCACTCTCCCTCGGCTAGACCAGAATTACCCGGATTGTAACGTATCCGCCGGACATTGTAAACATGATTTACATCACGTTTTCAAGCTCTTTCACTCGGTCCGGCTGCCCTTCCGACCGTCCGCCCGCCGCTTGGCGAAGGCGGTTTTCCGTTCGGCGATTTCCCGCAGTTTTTCGCGGATGCGGGCCTCGAGGCCCGCCCCGGACGGCTCGTAGTAAACCCGGCCGGCCAGGGCGGGGGGCAGACCGGTCATGTCCGTGGTCCCTTCGGGATAATCATGGGCGTACAAGTAGCCCTCCCCGTAGCCTTCCGCATCCATGAGGCGGGTGGGCGCGTTGCGCAGGTGCAGCGGCACGCCTTCGGCGCTGCTCTCGGCCACGTCCCGCTGGGCGGCGGTCCAGGCCCGGAGCAGGGCATTGGACTTGGGGGCGACGGCCACGTACACCGCCGCCTGCAGGATGGCCAGCCGGCCTTCAGGCAGGCCCAGCAGCTCGTAGGCCTGCCAGGCCTGGAGCGCCACGTGCAGCGCCTGATTGTCGGCCAGTCCCACATCCTCCGAGGCGCACTGGAGGATGCGCCGGCAGACGTTGCGCGGATCCTCGCCGGCCTCGAGCATCCGGACCACCCAATAGACCGTGGCGTCGGGGTCGGAGTTACGCATCGACTTGTGCAGCGCCGACAGCAGGTTGTAGTGTTCCTCGCCGTCCTTGTCGTAGAGCAGCACCTTCTGGTGGAGCACCTCGCGCAGCTCCTCGTCGGTGGGCGCGACGCCCCGCTCTTCGGCGTAGTCGGCCAGCTGCTCCAGCAGGTTGAGGCCGCGGCGCGCGTCGCCGGACGAGAACACCGCGATCTTGTGCAGCAGCTCCGGCGGGACCCGCAGGTCCAGCCGGCCCAGACCGCGGTCCGGATCGGCCAGGGCCTCGGCCAGGATCGACTCGATGTCGGCCACGTCCAGCGACCGCAGGGTGAGCACTTTCACCCGGCTCATCAGGGCCGCGTTGAGGTCGAAGCTGGGATTGACGGTGGTGGTGCCGATGAGCAGAACCTGCCCTTTCTCCACGAAGGGCAGGAAGGCGTCCTGCTGGGACTTGTTGAACCGGTGGATCTCGTCGATGAAGATGAGCGTCTGCCGCCCGGTCCGCTCGAAGAAATAGGCTGCGTCGCTCATGACGTCGCGCACTTCCTTGATGCCCGTCAGCACGGCGCTGTAACTCACGAAGTGGGTGTCAAGGGTGCGGGCGATGACATGGGCCAGGGTGCTTTTGCCCGTGCCAGGCGGTCCCCACAGGATCAACGAGGGGATGCGTCGCGACTCGATCATCCGGCGCAAGGGCTTCCCCGCCCCGACGAGGTGCGCCTGCCCCCGGTATTCGTCCAGCGTCCGCGGCCGCATCCGCTCCGCCAGCGGGACGCGGCGCTCTTCCGCCTCGACGGCCTCTTCGGCCGGGAACAGTGGGGGATCCTGGTTCGGTTCCTGTTTGCCTTTTCCGCCCATCGCGACGTTCTCCGGAGGAACTAGCGGGATTCGCGCCGGCGGGCACTCAGGCGGTAGAGCAGGATGGCCGCGGCCGCGGCCGCGTTCAGCGACTCCACCTGCGGCCGGATGGGGATGCGCACGGTCCGCTCCACCGCGGCGGCGATCCCGCCCGAGAGTCCGTGTCCCTCGCCGCCGATGATGAACGCCTGGCCGGACTCGGCCGGCAAGTCGGCCAGGTCGACCTCGCCCTTGACGTCGAGCGCCCAGAGCCGGACTCCGCGCTCGCGCGCCCGGACGAGGAAGGTCTCGGCGTCCGGCGGCCGCCAGTAGGGCGTTCGCAGCGCCGAACCCATGCTGGTCCGGATGACTTTCTCCTGGAAGGGGGACGGCGCCGGCGGCAGGAGCACCACCGGCACGTGTCCCAGCGCCTCGGCCGACCGAAGGATGCTGCCGACGTTGCCCGGGTCCTGGACGCCGTCCAGCACCAGCCAGGGCGTCCGCCGCAGGACCTGACCGGCCCCCCGCGACTCCTTCCGGCAGCAGAGCGCCGCCACCCAGGCCGGCGACTTGAGGCCCGACAGCTTGTGCATCACCTCCGGCGTCACCGCGAAGACCTGGTGGGCCGGCACCGGCGGCAGCTTGTCCTCATACCCCTGCACGACGAACACCTGCAACACCGCGTGCTCCGAGCGAGCGACTTCCGCCAGGAGCTTGGCGCCCTCGACGGTGAAGCAGAGCGGATTGTCGTACGTCCCCTCCCGCACCCGGATGAACTGTTTCACCTGGTTGTTGGTGCGGCTGCTGATGAGTTCCATGACCCACCCCCGGCGCTGAATTCGGTGGCGCGGCGCCATTGTATGTTAAAATGCCTCGCGAAATCAAAACGATTGGGGCGGTCATGAACGACTGGCACAGCACGCTGCTCAAGGATCTGGAAAGTCAACTCGCCGAGCTCGAGCGGTTCGGTGACGACGAGGCGGCCCGGCGGGCTCTGGAGATCCTCCGCGAGAAGATTCGCCAGGTGCGCGGGCGCATCTACGAGCAGATCACCCCGTGGCAGCGGATCAAGCTGGCCCGGCACGAGAACCGGCCGTACTCCCTCGACCTCATCGAACGACTCATCACCGACTTCGAGGAGATCCACGGCGACCGCAAGTACGCCGACGACCCCGCGGTCATCACCGGCTTCGGCTGGTTCCGCACCCGGCCCGTGGGGGTGGTGGGGCAGCAGAAGGGGCGCAACCTGGCCGAGCGGCAGCACCGCAACTTCGGGATGATGCAACCGGAGGGCTATCGCAAGGCGCTCCGGACGATGCGACTGGCCGAGAAATTCCGCAAGCCGATTCTGACGTTCATCGACACGCCGGGCGCGTTCCCAGGCATCGGCGCGGAAGAGCGCGGCCAGGCCGAAGCCATCGCCTACAACCTCCGCGAGATGGCTCGCCTGCGAGTGCCGATCATCGTCAGCGTCATCGGGGAGGGCGGCTCCGGCGGGGCGCTGGGCATCGGCGTGGGCGATCGGATCCTGATGCTGGAGAACGCGGTCTATTCGGTGATCTCCCCGGAGAGCTGCTCAGCCATCCTCTGGAAAGACCAGGGACATGCCGAGGCCGCCGCCCGCAACCTGGGACTCACCAGCCCCGACCTGAAACGGCTTGGCATCATCGACGAGATCGTGCCCGAGCCGCCGGGAGGCGCCCACACGGACTGGGAGGCCACCGCCCGGGCGCTGGGCGACGCGGTGGAGCGTCACCTGACCGAATTGCTGGCCCTCCCCGTCGACGGGCTGCCGCTGTCACGGACGGAGAAATTTCGCCGCATGGGCGCAGTGGAGCCGGTCACGTCCTCCTGAGCGCGCCGGCGCAGCGGGCGGAGATCCCCACCGACAGAGGCTCTCGGACGCATTATCGGTTGACAGTTCCGCGGAGCCCGGTCTAATATGGCCGGGAGATGGTTGCACAGTACTCTTTCCGGCTCGTCGCGATCCTCCTGCCGCTGTTCGGCTTCGCCGGCTTCGCCAGCACCTCCCTGAGCCCGCTGGAACTCACCCTGCCGCCGCGGTCCGCGCCGGTCGCCTACCAGATGCACGACCGCGATCTCGGCGCTTCACCCGAGGCGGATCGCATCAGCGAAAGCTTCGCCGCTTTCGAGCTGGGCGAGCTGTTCGCCGATACGAACAACACCGAGTGGGCTGTCCGGGAGATGACCTACGCGCTGGAAAGCATCTTCTTCTCGGGCGTCGAACTGGACGGCTCACCCTTGTTCCAGGCCCGGCTGGCGGAGCTGCTGGCGCGGATCGAGCTGCATCGCGACCGTCTTGGCCTCTTCCCCGACTCCGGCGAGGACGAGGATATCTCCGACCCGGAGGCGCCGCCGCTCGACACGCTGCTGGACGCGTCCCTCACCCCAGCCGAGATCGACCCGGAAATCGAGCACCTGATCGAGGAGGACATCCTCCGGCAGCATTATGATTTGCCGGTCTATGTCAACCGCGAGGTGATGGCCTACATCA belongs to Acidobacteriota bacterium and includes:
- a CDS encoding protein kinase — its product is MSDKKILVADYNTRELQQLKKIFTDAGFNVVTVQDGKAALDSFEADKPDVVLLSAMLSKINGFDVCRKIKDTETGRNVPVIIATSVYKGQKYRNKALHENGASEFIEKPVPDNVILETVQRFMGDTRSLIDTRRSEFIDKIAKESAAEAPPAPPPKPAPTPAAKAPAPPPQPAPEPPRPKPAPAAPKPTDVESRFEQEIAATLIASEAPAAAEMDDSMDKLLSDTLSGLGLDLDKGKSKASPPRAPAPPPPVISEAKKTEAALEKLVESASQATAPPPPLLGPDTGEIRFDQLKKEVKEAGAPAAAKVDAVEDFLRSFYTDLEKKLSDTLSGVGLSDTSIDKVIQPKAQEPAPAAPKPKPAPAPVPLAEPEHEEGTKFGDYILDRKIGHGGMAELFRAKKRGQEGFQKIVAIKRILPHLSDNQELVTMFIDEAKIAAQLSHQNIVTIFDFGKINHSFYIAMEFVDGFDFKKILSRAKELGIRLPHKLAAHIALQIASALDYAHFKKDFSNKEMNIVHRDVSPQNILISREGEVKLVDFGISKAESKIHHTVKGALKGKLLYMSPEQAWGKPVDKRSDLFSLGIVLCEAISGKVLFEDSSEFDVLEKVRSGKIPILENEMPSLPPRLKNIINKALQIDIGQRYQTAGEMAKDLHDYLSTGKQRPSPKDLATFLTRMFPDAFGMKESEVRNLSFDEFMEREDVLPPKAMSEETVILESEEMAGLEEIRPAADIPVALEEDEIVVDGKFQPPPLVKEAVPPKKAAAPLITPVEEKPAVIRKEKKKAPEPVKPKAEPVKAKAEPVPPKKEAPPPKKEAVPPPKKEAVTPPAEEKKVLTKRLKEKPAAEKPMFGDVTTASKSSSKGLIIGIIAAVVIIAVGVATYLMFFSKPAVPTQPEPPAAGATEPAAPGEPVPSTGEPTAPTGTTPTATPATATDVKPETRPQPQPAPAKPGQPATVAQQPQPQPKPEPAKPAAAAATQPTAAQPAAPKPEPAAQPAAQPAAPKPEPTPPPAAPKPEPTTQPAAQPAAPKPEPTSQPTAPKPEPVKPASPPPAADIPMDLPAVAEKAKTGDLVALGPDVKPPKELRTPSPRIPAQAQRLNLKGRLVCRLLVSHTGEVERVLVVSADSARVKEMLGPAAEEALKQWRYTPAEKDGVKVKVWKTVTLSF
- a CDS encoding acetyl-CoA carboxylase carboxyltransferase subunit alpha, producing the protein MNDWHSTLLKDLESQLAELERFGDDEAARRALEILREKIRQVRGRIYEQITPWQRIKLARHENRPYSLDLIERLITDFEEIHGDRKYADDPAVITGFGWFRTRPVGVVGQQKGRNLAERQHRNFGMMQPEGYRKALRTMRLAEKFRKPILTFIDTPGAFPGIGAEERGQAEAIAYNLREMARLRVPIIVSVIGEGGSGGALGIGVGDRILMLENAVYSVISPESCSAILWKDQGHAEAAARNLGLTSPDLKRLGIIDEIVPEPPGGAHTDWEATARALGDAVERHLTELLALPVDGLPLSRTEKFRRMGAVEPVTSS
- a CDS encoding RNA methyltransferase, whose amino-acid sequence is MELISSRTNNQVKQFIRVREGTYDNPLCFTVEGAKLLAEVARSEHAVLQVFVVQGYEDKLPPVPAHQVFAVTPEVMHKLSGLKSPAWVAALCCRKESRGAGQVLRRTPWLVLDGVQDPGNVGSILRSAEALGHVPVVLLPPAPSPFQEKVIRTSMGSALRTPYWRPPDAETFLVRARERGVRLWALDVKGEVDLADLPAESGQAFIIGGEGHGLSGGIAAAVERTVRIPIRPQVESLNAAAAAAILLYRLSARRRESR
- a CDS encoding replication-associated recombination protein A — encoded protein: MGGKGKQEPNQDPPLFPAEEAVEAEERRVPLAERMRPRTLDEYRGQAHLVGAGKPLRRMIESRRIPSLILWGPPGTGKSTLAHVIARTLDTHFVSYSAVLTGIKEVRDVMSDAAYFFERTGRQTLIFIDEIHRFNKSQQDAFLPFVEKGQVLLIGTTTVNPSFDLNAALMSRVKVLTLRSLDVADIESILAEALADPDRGLGRLDLRVPPELLHKIAVFSSGDARRGLNLLEQLADYAEERGVAPTDEELREVLHQKVLLYDKDGEEHYNLLSALHKSMRNSDPDATVYWVVRMLEAGEDPRNVCRRILQCASEDVGLADNQALHVALQAWQAYELLGLPEGRLAILQAAVYVAVAPKSNALLRAWTAAQRDVAESSAEGVPLHLRNAPTRLMDAEGYGEGYLYAHDYPEGTTDMTGLPPALAGRVYYEPSGAGLEARIREKLREIAERKTAFAKRRADGRKGSRTE